GCCCTTTCGCATCGATATATGCGAGTTCATGATAAATGAGAATCTTTTCCTTGACCTCAATCGGCGTGTCGTTTGTGCCGCGACGGTACCAGACGTTACGTTCATGCCCCCATGCGAATTCAAGGTAAGAGTCCTGACTGGGTTCGAGCAGGGCGAGATCCCGAAGATCCCCTTCAACCTGGGCCAGAAAACCACTGACTTCGCGAGCGACCATCTCAGCACGCAGCTCGAGGGACTGGGCAGCCTGGGCATCCAGGGCCTCAGTCGTTCGTTGACGCAATAAATTTTCAACCAGGCGCAGACTCTGTTGGGAATTAACCAGCAACAGAATCAGGGGGATCAGTGACAACAACAGAAAAGCCCCGAGGACTTTTTTATGCAGATTGATCTTGAACATCCGTCTCCTTCAAACGAAAAAACCGCCCCCGACAGTTAACAGGTGCGGCCTTTATTTGAGGTGCTAAAGATACCCGCCTTATTTACTGCGTGCCACGACATAGTCTGCGAGGTCAAAAAGTGCGTCGCGCACCTCACTCTGCGGGAAAATTTCAAGATGTGATTTTGCAAGCTGTATTCTTTCAACAGCCCGCATGCGGGTATATTCAATGCCATTATGCGCTTCGATCAATTCACAAACGCGCTCGAGGTCGCGATCTGACAGGTCGTCGAGTTCAATGACCCGCTTGATTTCAGCCCGTTCGGCCTCATCAACAAGCGCATAGGTCCTGATCAGCGGCAGCGTCATCTTCCCTTCTTCAAGGTCATGTCCACGCGTCTTGCCAAACTCTTTTTGATCGGCAACGTAGTCGAGAGCATCGTCCATCAACTGAAAAGCTATCCCAATTTCAAAGCCGAACTCACGCAAGGCATCTTCCCGTTCGGGAGACGCCTCCGCAAGCACAGCGCCTACCTGACAGGCGGCGGCAATAAGGATAGCCGTTTTATCGCGGATAACCTCGAGATATCGCTTTTCATTGACCTCAAGGTCAGCCGTATTCAATAACTGCTGCACCTCGCCTTCGGCCATCTGAGTCGTAGTGTCGGAGAGCAGTTGCAGGATTTTCAAACTCTTGCAGCCAACCATAACCGAAAAAGACTTGGCAAAGAGGAAATCCCCAACCAGAACTGAGGCCTCGTTCCCCCAAACAGCATTGGCCGAGCGGTTGCCGCGCCGCAGCTCGGCGCCATCGACGACATCATCATGCAATAATGTCGCGCTGTGAATGAACTCGATTACACCTGCGAGCTCAATATGATAGTCCCCTGTGTAATCACACAACTTTGCTGCCAGCAGCAACAACATCGGACGGATTCTCTTGCCACCACTGGAAAGCAGGTACTCTCCCACCTGACCAATCAATGGTACATCAGACGCCAGATTCTTACGGAATCGTGCCTCAACGGCCAGCATGTCTCCCTGTATCAGGGCCGAAACTCGCTCCATTTAGGTTATATATCCATCTCTTTTAGGTGTGGGAAAAGTTTCTGCCGCATTCTAAAAACCGTATGCCCCGATGTCAAAGACTTTTTCATGACAGTTGAGAGGCATTTTCATCAATATCACATGGTAGATAGATTAGAATACGTGCTCCCCCAAGGGGAGATTCAAGGGCTTCGATACTACCGCCATGTTCTTCGATCAACTTACGACAGATCGCCAGACCCAGGCCGGTCCCCTTCCCTTTCTCTTTGGTTGAGAAAAAGGGATCAAAAATGGTCCCACGTTGTTCCTCTGGGATGCCCGGGCCATCATCATCGACACTGATCTCTGCCCCGGCTTTTGTCCTTTTCAACTCGACATGAATCTTTCCCGATTCATCAAGCGCCTGAACCGCGTTTAATAGCAGATTAACCAGGACCTGTCGCAACCGATCTGGGTCGCCGATCAGTCCG
Above is a genomic segment from Geopsychrobacter electrodiphilus DSM 16401 containing:
- a CDS encoding polyprenyl synthetase family protein gives rise to the protein MERVSALIQGDMLAVEARFRKNLASDVPLIGQVGEYLLSSGGKRIRPMLLLLAAKLCDYTGDYHIELAGVIEFIHSATLLHDDVVDGAELRRGNRSANAVWGNEASVLVGDFLFAKSFSVMVGCKSLKILQLLSDTTTQMAEGEVQQLLNTADLEVNEKRYLEVIRDKTAILIAAACQVGAVLAEASPEREDALREFGFEIGIAFQLMDDALDYVADQKEFGKTRGHDLEEGKMTLPLIRTYALVDEAERAEIKRVIELDDLSDRDLERVCELIEAHNGIEYTRMRAVERIQLAKSHLEIFPQSEVRDALFDLADYVVARSK